The Drosophila biarmipes strain raj3 chromosome 2L, RU_DBia_V1.1, whole genome shotgun sequence genome has a window encoding:
- the LOC108032385 gene encoding uncharacterized protein LOC108032385: MAWKTFTLLPLLLAATLANPLIGSTVEPLAPPVPNTEQTQIIKEEHFPAMAPPQAIESSGSSGQPILLQPPPAPPSGDEDALRRRTITYDQRQEGQYNIRADLENFMILLIPPGPQEGISLLELLGRGNTKGSGALKRKHPLRSNSLKSYYQKSHLQKQQNHHQSSPALALPEFIEGRSPYHVDISASDPEQAQRLQRQQVDVLPPQSIPMPQLIKPFHLETEPELIQALPPVSASSSAGSNLLESYNHPGSQYFRSSRSLRGDSYLDTNRLTGGDFASPRSISAPIYRSDLGSGASGLYPPIDVPTYFSDQSRSWQLDEEPTRPQAVEPEIVSFDLLADDDLAESRALLRDGLARCARGERRDSYGACRQIEGY, translated from the coding sequence ATGGCCTGGAAGACTTTCACGCTGTTACCCCTGCTACTGGCAGCCACTCTGGCCAATCCCTTGATTGGGTCCACAGTGGAGCCCTTAGCCCCACCAGTTCCCAACACCGAGCAGACGCAGATCATCAAGGAGGAGCACTTCCCGGCCATGGCTCCGCCACAGGCCATCGAGTCCAGCGGTTCCAGTGGCCAACCCATTTTACTGCAAcctcctccagctccaccCAGCGGAGATGAGGATGCTCTGCGTCGTCGGACTATTACGTACGATCAGCGACAGGAGGGACAGTACAACATTCGCGCTGATCTCGAGAACTTCATGATCCTGCTCATCCCACCGGGACCGCAGGAGGGCATCAGCCTGCTGGAGCTGTTGGGTCGTGGAAACACCAAGGGCAGTGGAGCTCTCAAGCGCAAACATCCCCTGAGGAGCAACTCCCTGAAGTCCTATTATCAGAAGAGTCATCTGCAGAAGCAGCAGAACCATCATCAATCCTCGCCAGCGTTGGCGCTGCCGGAATTTATTGAGGGACGCTCCCCCTATCACGTGGACATCTCGGCCAGCGATCCCGAGCAGGCACAGCGCTTGCAACGCCAACAGGTGGACGTACTGCCTCCCCAATCGATTCCCATGCCGCAGCTGATCAAGCCCTTTCATCTGGAGACGGAACCGGAGCTGATTCAGGCCCTGCCCCCGGTGTCCGCCAGCAGCAGTGCTGGCTCTAATCTTCTCGAGAGCTATAACCATCCAGGATCGCAGTACTTCCGCAGCTCCCGATCCCTCAGAGGTGACAGCTACCTGGATACCAACCGTCTGACTGGCGGAGACTTTGCCAGTCCGCGCTCCATCAGTGCTCCAATTTACCGCAGCGATTTGGGGAGCGGAGCCAGTGGTCTTTACCCTCCCATCGATGTGCCCACCTACTTCTCGGATCAGTCCCGCTCCTGGCAGCTGGACGAGGAGCCCACCCGGCCACAAGCGGTCGAACCGGAGATCGTAAGCTTCGATCTGTTGGCCGATGACGACCTGGCCGAGTCCCGAGCCCTCCTGCGAGACGGTTTGGCCCGCTGTGCCCGCGGGGAGCGGCGGGACAGCTACGGAGCCTGTCGCCAGATCGAGGGCTACTGA
- the LOC108032502 gene encoding uncharacterized protein LOC108032502: MCKFTNRLFVFALLLLAFGKLLAQPVGGKTRPGNSRNVVSDLLEVLYDDYSENGFQREDILYDQRQKGTENYQLKVDGVVIGLAPQMGSNWLYSMAEYYLSEMMMRQTTPEPDSNQVFEKDPAEDAEPGAPEGITKVPEQAKNDLESRQQQIIATQNSSRTPAQLLQLLKMLKTSKA; the protein is encoded by the exons ATGTGCAAGTTCACCAACCGGCTGTTTGTCTTTGCCCTGCTGCTCTTGGCATTTGGAAAACTGCTGGCCCAACCCGTTGGCGGAAAGACTAGGCCAGGGAATTCGAGGAACGTGGTCAGCGACTTGCTGGAGGTCTTATACGATGACTACTCCGAGAACGGTTTCCAGCGGGAGGACATTCTCTACGACCAAAGGCAAAAGGGCACCGAGAACTATCAGCTTAAAGTCGATGGGGTTGTCATCGGATTGGCCCCCCAAATGGGTTCCAACTGGCTTTACTCGATGGCCGAATATTATTTAA GTGAAATGATGATGCGCCAAACTACCCCGGAGCCAGATTCGAATCAAGTGTTCGAAAAGGATCCCGCCGAAGATGCGGAACCTGGAGCCCCCGAGGGCATCACTAAAGTTCCAGAGCAGGCCAAAAATGATTTGGAGAGCAGACAgcaacaaattatagctaCACAAAACTCCAGCAG GACGCCAGCTCAACTGCTGCAGTTATTGAAGATGCTTAAGACTTCTAAGGCCTAA
- the LOC108032690 gene encoding protein ref(2)P: protein MPEKLLKITYQGAAVAGPQKKINAYLRMPSQNYTILRREIELYLFEERQLPKVDVRTFWIDTDQDEIEIINQNDYEIFLAKCVDNMHVQVAPMAPPVEEPKATKQETSSTNAGAPSVDDPSNFTIHDSVECDGCGLAPLIGFRYKCIQCSNFDLCQKCEAAHKHPEHMMIRMPTNNGPSTIDAWITGPTPFGRRCGRRSRGHCPFQEAAPQAAPGAETTRDSRRERRHARRHGGVLSQFVEMISNLPLNDTAATAPAAPEKPKAAQPTPSAPQAEPTVTAQKAAETEAKPTEPKEVNAAPTVPPTEDPVTTPTTPVINLENLTQMVPPEYMRAGIEILNNFSEMFAKMIDPTEAGDSGVFAPSMTTSDEAKKPEEKAQSSGQSAAPSTASSSVPSAAPSANQSSAPSATPSISGSISGEPLETEPLISKPAEAAPVTTTQPEEDRRRSDSLDQVWQVIDNAYSANNTNLINLESTNPTAAPQQPVRDFGQLGELWRQHINEEARVEQATANTQTSQVDTVSTSTSTTSVSTNSVGTSPAAPEEKRSVPVYHTDERINASIHAMMAMGFSNEGAWLTQLLESVQGNIPAALDIMHVSQNRN from the exons ATGCCGGAAAAGCTATTGAAAATCACCTACCAGGGGGCCGCCGTCGCTGGGCCCCAGAAGAAAATAAACGCATACTTGCGAATGCCCAGCCAGAATTACACCATATTGCGTCGCGAAATAGAGCTGTATCTTTTCGAGGAACGTCAGCTGCCCAAAGTCGATGTAAGGACCTTCTGGATCG ATACCGATCAGGACGAAATCGAAATTATCAACCAAAATGACTATGAGATTTTCCTGGCCAAGTGCGTCGACAACATGCATGTTCAGGTGGCTCCCATGGCGCCCCCAGTAGAGGAGCCAAAGGCCACCAAGCAGGAGACTTCTTCGACCAACGCTGGAGCTCCTTCCGTGGACGATCCGAGCAACTTCACCATCCACGACTCGGTAGAGTGCGATGGCTGCGGCTTGGCGCCGTTGATTGGCTTCCGCTACAAGTGCATCCAGTGCAGCAACTTTGATCTTTGCCAGAAATGTGAGGCGGCTCATAAGCACCCCGAGCACATGATGATTCGCATGCCGACCAACAATGGGCCCAGTACCATTGATGCCTGGATTACCGGGCCGACTCCATTCGGGCGCCGCTGTGGCCGTCGCTCCAGGGGTCACTGCCCGTTCCAGGAGGCGGCTCCACAGGCTGCTCCCGGGGCCGAGACCACCAGGGATAGTCGGCGCGAACGCCGTCACGCCCGTCGCCATGGCGGTGTCTTGTCCCAGTTTGTGGAGATGATATCTAACTTGCCGCTGAACGATACTGCGGCCACTGCACCAGCTGCACCGGAAAAGCCCAAGGCTGCACAGCCGACTCCAAGTGCTCCCCAAGCAGAGCCCACTGTTACCGCTCAAAAGGCAGCCGAAACCGAGGCCAAGCCAACTGAACCAAAGGAGGTAAATGCTGCCCCAACTGTTCCCCCGACCGAGGATCCAGTGACTACTCCAACCACTCCAGTGATCAACCTGGAGAACTTGACGCAGATGGTGCCACCCGAGTACATGCGCGCTGGCATCGAGATCCTGAACAATTTCAGCGAAATGTTTGCCAAGATGATCGATCCCACTGAGGCAGGAGACTCGGGAGTTTTCGCTCCCTCAATGACTACCAGTGATGAGGCCAAGAAGCCAGAGGAGAAGGCTCAATCCAGTGGCCAGTCCGCTGCTCCCTCTACTGCTTCGTCGTCTGTCCCCTCAGCTGCCCCCTCGGCCAATCAGTCGAGTGCTCCATCTGCCACTCCCTCTATTTCTGGATCCATATCTGGTGAGCCCCTGGAGACAGAACCGTTGATTTCCAAGCCAGCTGAAGCTGCCCCTGTGACCACCACCCAGCCGGAGGAGGATAGACGCCGTTCGGACAGCTTGGACCAGGTCTGGCAGGTCATCGACAATGCCTACTCCGCGAACAACACCAACTTGATCAATCTGGAGTCGACCAATCCCACTGCTGCTCCTCAGCAGCCAGTGCGTGACTTTGGTCAGCTGGGCGAACTGTGGCGCCAGCACATCAACGAAGAGGCCCGCGTGGAGCAGGCTACGGCCAACACCCAGACTTCTCAAGTGGACACGGTCAGTACATCGACCTCGACCACATCCGTGTCCACCAATAGCGTCGGCACCTCTCCAGCAGCTCCCGAGGAGAAGCGCAGTGTGCCCGTCTACCACACCG ATGAACGCATCAATGCATCGATCCATGCCATGATGGCCATGGGATTCAGCAACGAGGGCGCTTGGCTGACCCAGCTTTTGGAGTCGGTTCAGGGCAATATTCCAGCCGCCTTGGATATTATGCATGTCTCGCAGAACCGCAACTAA
- the LOC108032691 gene encoding uncharacterized protein LOC108032691, producing MTSAELHGSYGGFYFGFCTLISHVLLAGITAAIVYKCLVLKLVHTAGHAFYCTIAFVFFMGEALLVRNSTYLESWMGPLNLNRLHAGLGLLAFVVGVGGIGIKTWQKLERKREDPEASVRHFKSNHAFYGIVGCALLLGSVLSGLPLYFNNGGFTLKLLHRFFGLTGFLALMVSQMFGYNTGFGRRQWKPHHQKLFKFFTFIATITTANYELRRFIQDLAGWAINYFAGSEAAEAREDL from the exons ATGACGAGTGCCGAATTACACGGTTCCTATGGAGGGTTCTACTTTGGCTTCTGCACACTGATCTCCCATGTGCTTCTGGCGGGGATTACCGCAGCCATCGTCTACAAGTGTCTGGTCCTCAAGTTGGTGCACACCGCCGGGCATGCCTTCTACTGTACAATAGCC TTTGTCTTCTTCATGGGCGAGGCGCTGCTGGTGCGAAACAGCACTTACCTGGAATCTTGGATGGGACCCCTGAACCTCAACCGGCTACATGCTGGCCTGGGACTACTGGCTTTCGTGGTCGGAGTTGGAGGAATCGGAATCAAAACATGGCAGAAGCTGGAGCGCAAGCGAGAAGATCCCGAGGCCAGCGTTCGGCACTTCAAGAGCAACCACGCGTTTTACG GTATTGTCGGCTGTGCCCTGCTGCTCGGCAGCGTTCTCAGCGGTCTTCCGCTGTATTTTAACAACGGAGGCTTCACCTTGAAACTGCTCCATCGATTCTTTGGATTGACTGGATTTCTTGCCCTAATGGTGTCGCAAATGTTCGGCTACAACACGGGATTCGGCCGGCGACAGTGGAAGCCACATCACCAGAAGCTCTTCAAGTTCTTCACCTTTATCGCTACCATAACGACTGCAAACTACGAACTTCGTAGATTTATACAAGATCTCGCTGGATGGGCAATCAATTATTTTGCTGGATCAGAAGCGGCTGAGGCGAGAGAAGATCTTTGA
- the LOC108032630 gene encoding alpha-2-macroglobulin, producing the protein MRRADAFAVTLGAILALLQTMEPVKAEGKYTIVGPGTIHSHRDYNVAVAVHQTKEPVTLKVGITGPSYNETQTVELASSDEFKQITFKLPPLESGDYNLTAEGVKGLEFKNTTKLSWENFKPYIKIQTDKGKYKPGDTINYRVIFLNENLLPDTPAEEVVVWFEDSKRNRIKQEKHIKTTGGVYTGKFELSEFATLGSWSLQVQNGKQESGSSYGGRRPFLGFGHSWRHSDERVNFEVEKYVLPKYSVKMEATQQVSVRDGEINVVLKANYTYGKPVNGKVLVNVHLDDTSIWENVDGKTVRKDFPGHSVIGTADMVSGKAKLTMDLKEFASYLPHKTSSSYAQITATVEEDFTGVKLNETGGIQLYPYRYEMSCTDYSTCFSFKPDKEQEISFKITFVDGTVVTDTKSVVKAKFTEGIRRNYGLYSFGAEHKEPELPKIEKKTIVFESHLNESSVAVFKVTLPDLPDIQNFTRYYSIELEFVDEKRELYTTYPYREPKQIENPAEEEEKEWFKADVQRPKDTWSLKIGEEYQVTLNSSRPLKYFVYNIVGRGNILETKRVELAEPQKIVNITLKPTFLTAPHGRVYFYYVDETGEFRYAEATFSVEVELQNKIEINGPEEVKPGADVELEIKTPAKSFVGLLAVDQSVLLLGNNNDLNKDSFNWRLNGYDTSTPWQGGYSYFPGERTGVVTMTNAYFFYNLTAPVSYTQGFGGGALFAMRKTAVAQDSPVFHSTTAALGGAAPQAVGFSAESGAAPSAPAVRKNFAETWIFADIESTEEEVFKWVKTIPDTITSWVVTGFSLHPQKGLGVTDEKTNIKTFQPFFVSVRLPFSVKRGEVISVPALVFNYLPKILDVELTLDNEDGEYDFVDASNEVIGDQKRSQKIRVGANEAAGASFLIRPKVIGNILLKFTAISPLAGDAVHKALKVIPEGVTQYQNRAFFINLKDTGEFKNTFELEVPEEVVPDSERVEFGLVGDLLGPVVKNLENLLRLPSGCGEQTMSKLVPNYLVRDYLQSIKKLTPALDTRIKRNLQEGYQNMLHYRHDDGSYSSFGPYKWREEDPKRNGSTWLTAYVLRSFSKIKDIVDLDEELLAKGYEFLLTRQAENGSFTEEGEYFYGSQRSHLTLTASSLLALLEQEKPNQAAIDKAVAYLSANTADSVELLPKSIAIYALQRAKAPGAVKLVESLKSLAQKEDDRTWWTEDLEKLRASKNCGRWWCWIWSQDVEITSYALLSLLESEQETADTVLNTVRWLVAQRNSFGGFASSQDTVVGLTALIKFAEKSGYEAAKWDVTVSNKGKREKTEKLTTSEENDLLLQTVEFPQGTKSLEFEAKGTGAALVQISYQYNVVEKDPKPSFKVETTVLPETSPAKLELNVCVDYVEEGKSKESNMAILEVSLPSGYTADEDSFKEIRQIERVRLVESKNGDSVVVVYFENLSKGESKCIPIEAYRTHAVANQKPSSVILYDYYDTNKKATEYYSIDSKLCDICEGDECKSKC; encoded by the exons ATGCGTCGCGCAGACGCCTTTGCTGTCACGCTTGGTGCGATTTTGGCCCTGCTGCAGACCATGGAACCGGTGAAGGCCGAGGG TAAATACACCATTGTGGGACCCGGAACCATCCACTCCCACCGGGATTACAATGTGGCCGTGGCCGTGCACCAGACCAAGGAGCCCGTGACCCTAAAAGTGGGAATCACCGGGCCCTCGTACAACGAAACCCAGACCGTGGAGCTGGCCAGTTCCGATGAGTTCAAGCAGATCACCTTCAAGCTGCCGCCCCTGGAGTCGGGCGACTATAACCTCACCGCGGAGGGTGTCAAGGGACTGGAGTTCAAGAACACCACCAAGCTGTCGTGGGAGAACTTCAAGCCGTACATCAAAATCCAGACCGACAAGGGCAAGTACAAGCCCGGCGACACGATCAACTACCGTGTGATCTTCCTGAACGAGAACCTGCTGCCGGATACGCCCGCGGAGGAAGTGGTGGTCTGGTTCGAGGACTCGAAGAGGAATCGCATCAAGCAGGAGAAGCACATCAAGACCACCGGTGGCGTTTACACTGGCAAATTCGAGCTCTCCGAGTTCGCCACCCTGGGATCGTGGTCGCTGCAGGTTCAGAATGGCAAGCAGGAGTCCGGCAGTTCTTATGGAGGTCGCCGACCCTTTTTGGGATTCGGGCACTCGTGGCGTCACTCCGATGAGAGGGTCAACTTCGAGGTGGAGAAGTACGTGCTGCCCAAGTACTCGGTGAAAATGGAGGCTACGCAGCAGGTTTCGGTGCGAGATGGCGAAATAAACGTTGTCCTCAAGGCCAA CTATACGTATGGCAAGCCTGTGAACGGCAAGGTTTTGGTCAATGTGCACCTGGACGACACGAGCATCTGGGAGAATGTGGACGGCAAGACCGTGCGCAAAGACTTCCCCGGACACTCGGTCATTGGCACCGCCGACATGGTCAGTGGCAAGGCCAAGCTGACCATGGATCTCAAGGAGTTCGCCAGCTATCTGCCGCACAAGACCTCGTCCTCATATGCCCAAATTACGGCCACCGTGGAGGAGGACTTCACCGGTGTGAAGCTCAACGAAACCGGTGGCATCCAACTGTATCCCTATCGCTATGAGATGTCCTGCACGGACTACTCCACCTGCTTCTCCTTCAAACCCGACAAGGAGCAGGAGATATCCTTCAAGATAACATTCGTCGATGGAACTGTGGTTACGGACACCAAGTCGGTGGTTAAG GCCAAGTTCACTGAGGGAATTCGACGCAATTACGGCCTATATAGCTTTGGCGCCGAGCACAAGGAACCGGAACTGCCAAAGATCGAGAAGAAAACCATTGTGTTTGAGAGCCATTTGAATGAGTCGAGTGTGGCGGTCTTCAAGGTGACTCTGCCCGATTTGCCGGACATCCAGAACTTCACTCGTTACTACAGCATTGAGCTGGAGTTTGTGGACGAGAAGCGTGAGCTCTACACCACCTACCCATACAGGGAGCCAAAGCAGATCGAGAATCCCGCCGAGGAGGAAGAAAAGGAGTGGTTCAAGGCCGACGTGCAGAGGCCCAAGGACACCTGGAG CCTAAAGATCGGTGAGGAGTATCAGGTAACCCTGAACTCCAGTCGTCCGCTCAAGTACTTTGTGTACAACATTGTGGGACGCGGAAACATTCTGGAAACCAAGCGAGTGGAGCTGGCCGAACCCCAAAAAATCGTCAACATCACCTTGAAGCCCACTTTCCTGACTGCTCCCCATGGTCGTGTGTACTTCTACTATGTGGATGAGACCGGTGAATTCCGATATGCCGAGGCCACCTTCAGCGTGGAGGTTGAGCTGCAGAACAAGATCGAAATCAATGGTCCCGAGGAGGTGAAACCGGGTGCCGATGTTGAGCTGGAGATCAAGACGCCGGCAAAGTCCTTCGTTGGCCTGCTGGCCGTCGACCAGAGTGTGCTCCTGCtgggcaacaacaacgacttGAACAAGGACTCCTTCAACTGGCGTCTGAATGGCTACGATACGTCCACTCCCTGGCAGGGTGGTTACTCCTACTTCCCCGGAGAACGCACTGGCGTGGTGACCATGACCAATGCCTACTTCTTCTACAATCTCACCGCTCCTGTCTCCTATACGC AAGGTTTTGGCGGTGGAGCACTTTTTGCGATGAGGAAGACAGCAGTTGCCCAAGATAGCCCGGTCTTCCACTCAACCACTGCCGCCCTGGGTGGCGCCGCTCCTCAAGCCGTAGGATTCTCCGCCGAGTCAGGAGCTGCACCCTCCGCACCGGCTGTGCGAAAGAACTTTGCCGAGACTTGGATTTTCGCCGATATTGAGAGCACTGAGGAGGAGGTCTTCAAGTGGGTGAAGACCATACCCGATACGATCACCAGCTGGGTGGTCACCGGCTTTTCGCTGCATCCTCAGAAGGGATTGGGTGTCACGGATGAGAAGACGAACATCAAGACATTCCAGCCGTTCTTCGTCTCCGTCCGCCTGCCCTTCTCTGTGAAACGCGGTGAGGTGATCAGTGTGCCGGCCCTGGTCTTCAACTACCTGCCCAAGATACTGGACGTGGAGCTGACCCTGGATAATGAGGACGGCGAGTACGACTTTGTGGATGCCTCGAACGAGGTCATTGGCGACCAGAAGCGTTCGCAGAAAATCCGAGTGGGTGCCAACGAGGCGGCAGGTGCCTCATTCCTCATCCGCCCCAAGGTTATTGGCAACATTCTACTGAAATTCACGGCCATCTCACCGCTGGCCGGTGATGCTGTGCACAAGGCGCTCAAGGTGATTCCCGAGGGTGTGACCCAGTACCAGAACAGGGCCTTCTTCATCAATCTCAAGGATACCGGCGAGTTCAAGAACACCTTCGAGCTGGAAGTGCCGGAGGAAGTGGTTCCCGATTCGGAGCGCGTGGAGTTCGGACTGGTGGGTGATCTCCTCGGTCCGGTGGTGAAGAACCTGGAGAACCTTCTGCGATTGCCCAGCGGTTGTGGTGAGCAGACCATGTCCAAGCTGGTGCCCAACTATCTGGTTCGGGACTACCTGCAGAGCATCAAGAAACTGACCCCTGCTCTGGACACTCGGATTAAGAGGAACCTGCAGGAGGGCTATCAGAATATGTTGCACTACCGCCACGACGACGGCAGCTACAGTTCCTTTGGCCCCTACAAGTGGAGGGAGGAGGATCCGAAACGCAATGGCTCCACCTGGCTGACCGCCTATGTCCTGCGTTCTTTCAGCAAGATCAAGGATATCGTCGACTTGGACGAGGAGCTCTTGGCCAAGGGCTATGAGTTCCTGCTCACCCGCCAGGCGGAGAACGGAAGCTTCACGGAGGAGGGAGAGTACTTCTACGGCTCTCAGCGATCTCACCTGACACTCACCGCCAGCTCACTGCTGGCTCTGCTGGAGCAGGAGAAACCCAACCAGGCGGCCATTGACAAGGCGGTGGCCTATCTCAGCGCCAATACGGCGGATTCCGTGGAACTGCTGCCCAAGTCCATTGCCATCTATGCTCTGCAGAGGGCCAAGGCTCCAGGTGCTGTCAAGCTGGTGGAGAGTCTGAAGTCCCTGGCCCAAAAGGAGGACGATCGCACTTGGTGGACCGAGGATTTGGAGAAGCTGCGCGCGTCCAAGAACTGCGGACGCTGGTGGTGTTGGATTTGGAGTCAGGATGTGGAGATCACCTCCTACGCCCTGCTCTCCCTCCTGGAATCTGAGCAGGAGACGGCCGATACAGTTCTGAACACGGTTCGTTGGCTGGTGGCCCAGCGTAATAGCTTCGGTGGATTCGCCTCCAGCCAGGACACGGTCGTGGGTCTCACCGCCCTGATCAAGTTCGCTGAGAAGTCGGGCTACGAGGCGGCCAAATGGGACGTGACCGTTTCCAACAAGGGCAAGCGCGAAAAGACCGAGAAGCTGACCACATCGGAGGAGAATGATCTGCTGCTGCAGACCGTTGAGTTCCCGCAGGGCACCAAGTCCCTGGAGTTCGAGGCCAAGGGCACGGGCGCGGCTCTCGTCCAGATCAGCTACCAGTACAATGTGGTGGAGAAGGACCCGAAGCCCAGTTTCAAGGTTGAGACCACTGTCCTGCCCGAGACTTCGCCGGCCAAGCTGGAGCTGAACGTGTGCGTGGACTACGTTGAGGAGGGCAAGTCCAAGGAGTCCAACATGGCCATTCTGGAGGTTTCCCTGCCCTCTGGATACACCGCCGATGAGGACAGCTTCAAGGAAATCCGCCAGATCGAGCGTGTGCGG CTGGTGGAGTCCAAGAACGGCGACTCTGTGGTGGTTGTCTACTTTGAGAATCTGTCCAAGGGCGAGAGCAAATGCATTCCCATCGAGGCCTACAGGACGCATGCGGTGGCCAACCAGAAACCATCCTCGGTGATCCTCTACGACTACTACGACACGAACAAGAAGGCCACCGAGTACTACTCCATCGACTCCAAGCTCTGCGACATTTGCGAAGGAGACGAGTGCAAGAGCAAGTGCTGA
- the LOC108032438 gene encoding uncharacterized protein LOC108032438 has translation MSDEKSKPTSVLQHIEAVLYVINQLCIGFVTIWVSWTCLRNDLSGIRLHAWLVTFGFVFLMAEGMMCFYDGSWLTLRYSRKYKTFFHVALQILGGGMGVAGCLVQLIRDDWSVSVTIHARLGFAAFILCLISLLSGLAAFLARSLSPTIPPLINKTFHVVISFAAFVIAMMAQFYGFTQTRIFKSQGQDFVILMQVATMVLMVITSIGAMKSLYQKFGSLAS, from the coding sequence ATGAGTGATGAAAAATCCAAGCCCACCTCTGTGCTGCAGCACATTGAAGCGGTGCTCTATGTGATCAACCAGCTGTGCATAGGATTCGTGACCATCTGGGTTAGCTGGACCTGTCTGCGCAATGACCTTTCGGGCATTCGTCTCCATGCCTGGCTGGTGACCTTTGGCTTCGTCTTCCTGATGGCCGAGGGCATGATGTGCTTCTACGACGGCAGTTGGCTTACACTTCGATATTCCCGGAAATACAAGACGTTCTTCCACGTGGCTCTCCAGATTCTGGGCGGCGGCATGGGCGTGGCCGGCTGCCTGGTCCAGTTAATACGCGATGATTGGAGCGTTAGTGTCACAATTCATGCCCGGCTGGGCTTCGCCGCTTTCATCCTCTGCCTCATCTCACTGCTCAGCGGCCTGGCCGCCTTCCTGGCCAGATCCCTTAGCCCCACCATCCCGCCGCTGATCAACAAAACCTTCCATGTGGTCATCAGCTTTGCCGCCTTTGTTATCGCCATGATGGCCCAGTTTTATGGGTTCACGCAAACTAGAATTTTCAAGAGCCAAGGACAGGACTTCGTGATTCTTATGCAGGTCGCCACGATGGTCCTGATGGTCATCACCAGCATTGGAGCTATGAAATCCCTCTACCAGAAATTCGGCAGCTTGGCAAGTTAG
- the LOC108032387 gene encoding transmembrane reductase CYB561D2 — MSESQQPVVSRAQPVVDYGSTISIRTESQRRPTFIPIESPRRYSKMPHSTLSGHEAQNRWQRLEFFLNVLNQMCIGFITIYISYLTLRTGLSGTGLHAWLVTIGFSFFMAEGVMIHYGGNVLTNGYKRQTKTTIHWVVLTLGGGCGAAGALIKMIQKGFLLQSTHGKLGMTAFVLCILAMTSGLAALFSPRIKKLITPLLNKTFHNFLGFACFVIALVTQYYGYQTGYFKSRTETDFQVLMKCLTLISLVLSSYGPMKALYQKCQSISQQF, encoded by the exons ATGTCCGAGAGTCAGCAGCCCGTGGTTAGTAGAGCCCAGCCAGTCGTCGACTACGGCAGTACGATCTCGATCCGCACGGAATCGCAGCGCCGGCCCACATTCATTCCGATCGAATCTCCGCGACGCTATTCGAAAATGCCTCACAGCACGCTATCCGGCCACGAGGCTCAGAATCGCTGGCAGAGATTGGAGTTCTTCCTGAATGTCCTGAATCAGATGTGCATTGGATTCATCACCATCTACATCTCCTACTTGACCCTGCGAACGGGATTATCTGGCACCGGGCTGCACGCCTGGCTGGTGACCATTGGG TTCTCCTTCTTCATGGCCGAGGGAGTTATGATCCATTACGGTGGCAATGTCTTGACGAACGGATATAAACGCCAGACCAAGACCACCATACACTGGGTGGTCCTCACATTGGGTGGCGGCTGTGGGGCAGCTGGAGCTCTTATCAAAATGATACAGAAGGGGTTTTTGCTGCAATCCACACATGGCAAGCTGG GAATGACCGCCTTTGTGCTATGCATTCTGGCCATGACCTCCGGCCTGGCGGCCCTCTTCTCCCCGCGTATTAAGAAACTTATTACGCCCCTGCTGAACAAGACATTCCACAATTTCCTGGGATTCGCCTGCTTCGTGATCGCACTGGTGACCCAGTACTACGGCTACCAGACGGGATACTTCAAGAGCCGCACCGAAACGGATTTCCAGGTCCTGATGAAGTGCCTCACCCTCATTTCGTTGGTTCTGTCGAGCTACGGACCCATGAAGGCGCTCTATCAAAAGTGCCAAAGTATATCCCAGCAGTTTTAG